One genomic window of Pseudomonas aeruginosa includes the following:
- a CDS encoding DedA family protein/thiosulfate sulfurtransferase GlpE, producing the protein MRELQPLLENHGLLLLFLNVLCEQAGLPIPAYPALIVAGALAMQGVGAPLGVVLLVVVLACLLADVAWYLAGRRYGGFLLRSICKVSLSQDSCIRQSQNMYLRVGPRALLMSKFLPGASALSTTLAGMTRTHLRRFLAYDAAGSALWAGSALLLGVIFSDAVDHLLALLSDYAAIGALLIAGAFAAFIAWKLWQRQRLLSRSRRIPRISVEELENLREQGQLPVILDVRAHHEDEPSGIPGAIPVELNVSLKDLPGDLRDASIVIYCACPHELSAAMLAQRLNASGFTRTWALAGGLDAWRKAYGQVVANA; encoded by the coding sequence ATGCGTGAACTGCAACCCCTGCTGGAGAACCACGGGCTGCTCCTGCTGTTCCTCAACGTGCTCTGCGAGCAGGCCGGGCTGCCGATCCCCGCCTACCCGGCGCTGATCGTCGCCGGCGCGCTGGCCATGCAGGGCGTCGGCGCGCCGCTGGGCGTGGTCCTGCTGGTGGTGGTGCTCGCCTGCCTGCTGGCGGACGTCGCCTGGTACCTGGCCGGACGCCGCTACGGCGGCTTCCTCCTGCGCAGCATCTGCAAGGTCTCGCTGTCCCAGGACAGTTGCATCCGCCAGAGCCAGAACATGTACCTGCGGGTCGGTCCGAGGGCGCTGCTGATGTCGAAGTTCCTGCCCGGCGCCAGTGCGTTGTCCACCACCCTGGCCGGCATGACCCGCACCCACCTGCGCCGCTTCCTCGCCTACGACGCCGCCGGCTCGGCACTCTGGGCCGGTTCCGCGCTGCTGCTGGGGGTGATCTTCAGCGATGCGGTAGACCACCTGCTGGCCCTGCTCAGCGACTACGCGGCCATCGGCGCGCTGCTGATCGCCGGCGCCTTCGCCGCCTTCATCGCCTGGAAGCTCTGGCAGCGCCAGCGCCTGCTGTCGCGCAGCCGGCGGATTCCGCGAATCAGCGTGGAGGAACTGGAAAACCTTCGCGAACAGGGGCAATTGCCGGTGATCCTCGATGTCCGCGCCCATCACGAAGACGAGCCGAGCGGCATTCCGGGAGCCATCCCGGTGGAGCTGAACGTGTCGCTGAAGGACCTCCCCGGCGACCTCAGGGACGCCAGCATCGTCATCTATTGCGCCTGTCCCCACGAACTTTCCGCCGCGATGCTCGCCCAGCGCCTCAACGCCTCCGGCTTCACCCGCACCTGGGCGCTGGCCGGCGGCCTGGACGCCTGGCGCAAGGCCTACGGGCAGGTCGTGGCGAACGCCTGA
- a CDS encoding 2-isopropylmalate synthase — protein sequence MIRVIDCTLREGCQARQCSFDSAQSVQLAREIAALGVDMIECGHPRISADERERVRAVVAAVSTPVLAHARARREDIDAVLETGAQWVGLFASINAISLETKFKGMNREEVLELFHDAIRYARERGLRVRATVEDAARTSVSDLVSMIATARDAGADRICFADSVGILLPDETFDVLSLLRHEFPDVVFEYHVHNDRGLALGNTLAAIQAGVQWHSASCNGIGERAGITDTFQLLTLLHTKFAADRFNLKNVLAVSELVEAHSRIKRSPMHPVVGENAFVHVARLHQLAMQENQDAYSAFDPELINGRVSLQRYTPMHRQSLFLTPFEKSASELKYHRHGPGKRFVMLDRRLLDGSPFYFIARQFHDVGDGGPGHVDSHVHNCDSVFLFLGSDEDYRGLEVEVLLGGQLRRLQSPASVFIPAGVEHSYRYLGGSGTYINFVHKGDYHESLLEITQ from the coding sequence GCGGCCACCCGCGGATTTCCGCGGACGAACGCGAGCGGGTACGCGCCGTGGTGGCGGCGGTTTCCACGCCGGTGCTGGCCCACGCCCGGGCGCGCCGGGAGGATATCGACGCGGTGCTGGAAACCGGTGCCCAGTGGGTCGGGCTGTTCGCCTCGATCAACGCGATCTCGCTGGAAACCAAGTTCAAGGGCATGAACCGCGAGGAGGTGCTCGAACTGTTCCACGACGCGATCCGCTACGCCCGCGAACGCGGCCTGCGGGTCCGGGCCACGGTGGAAGACGCCGCGCGCACCTCGGTCAGCGACCTGGTCAGCATGATCGCCACCGCGCGCGACGCCGGCGCCGATCGCATCTGCTTCGCCGACAGCGTCGGCATCCTGCTGCCGGACGAGACCTTCGACGTGCTCTCGCTGCTGCGCCACGAGTTCCCCGACGTGGTCTTCGAGTACCACGTGCACAACGACCGCGGCCTGGCCCTGGGCAACACCCTGGCGGCGATCCAGGCCGGGGTCCAGTGGCACTCGGCGAGCTGCAACGGGATCGGCGAACGCGCCGGGATCACCGACACCTTCCAGTTGCTGACCCTGCTGCATACCAAGTTCGCCGCCGACCGCTTCAACCTGAAGAACGTCCTCGCGGTCTCCGAGCTGGTCGAGGCGCACAGCCGGATCAAGCGTTCACCGATGCACCCGGTGGTCGGCGAGAACGCCTTCGTCCATGTCGCCCGCCTGCACCAGTTGGCCATGCAGGAAAACCAGGACGCCTACAGCGCCTTCGATCCGGAACTGATCAACGGCCGCGTCTCGCTGCAACGCTACACGCCGATGCACCGCCAATCCCTGTTCCTCACGCCTTTCGAGAAATCCGCCAGCGAACTGAAGTACCACCGCCACGGCCCCGGCAAGCGCTTCGTCATGCTCGACCGGCGCCTGCTCGACGGCTCGCCGTTCTACTTCATCGCCCGCCAGTTCCACGACGTCGGCGACGGCGGGCCGGGCCACGTCGACAGCCACGTGCACAACTGCGACTCGGTGTTCCTGTTCCTCGGCAGCGACGAGGACTACCGCGGCCTGGAGGTGGAAGTCCTGCTCGGCGGCCAACTGCGCCGTTTGCAGAGCCCGGCCAGCGTGTTCATCCCCGCCGGCGTCGAGCACAGCTACCGCTACCTCGGCGGCAGCGGCACCTACATCAATTTCGTCCACAAGGGCGATTACCACGAGAGCCTACTGGAGATTACCCAATGA
- a CDS encoding pirin family protein, with protein MIERRPFDRLGHANHGWLNARHHFSFADYYDPEREDWGRLRVWNDDEIAAGSGFPPHPHRDMEIITYVREGAITHQDSLGNKGRTEAGDVQVMSAGTGIVHSEYNLEAETTRIFQIWIIPDRRGDQPRWGSKPFPKAERDGRFVTLASGDEQDSEALHIRADAEVAAVTLKAGQSAEYALENGRRAYLVPATGSIEVNGVRAEARDGLAVRDEPTLKVTALEDSEVLLVEVA; from the coding sequence ATGATCGAACGTCGTCCCTTCGACCGTCTGGGCCATGCCAACCACGGCTGGCTGAACGCGCGTCATCATTTTTCCTTCGCCGACTACTATGATCCGGAGCGCGAGGACTGGGGCCGCCTGCGGGTCTGGAACGATGACGAGATCGCCGCCGGCAGCGGCTTCCCGCCGCACCCGCACCGCGACATGGAGATCATTACCTATGTCCGCGAAGGCGCGATCACCCACCAGGACAGCCTGGGCAACAAGGGCCGCACCGAGGCCGGTGACGTGCAGGTGATGAGCGCCGGTACCGGCATCGTCCATTCGGAGTACAACCTGGAAGCCGAGACCACCCGGATCTTCCAGATCTGGATCATCCCGGACCGCCGCGGCGACCAACCGCGCTGGGGCTCCAAACCGTTCCCGAAGGCCGAGCGCGACGGTCGTTTCGTCACTCTCGCCAGCGGCGACGAGCAGGACAGCGAAGCGCTGCACATCCGCGCCGACGCCGAGGTCGCCGCGGTGACCCTGAAGGCCGGCCAGAGCGCCGAGTACGCCCTGGAAAACGGTCGCCGCGCCTACCTGGTGCCGGCCACCGGCAGCATCGAGGTCAACGGCGTGCGCGCCGAGGCCCGCGATGGCCTGGCGGTACGCGACGAACCGACCCTGAAGGTCACCGCCCTGGAAGACAGCGAAGTGCTGCTGGTGGAAGTGGCCTGA
- a CDS encoding ANL family adenylate-forming protein: MSSLPVPVSLDSTLRHLGSADPRRPFLIDAREPERPLEYTWGDADRQVDALAEQIAAHACRSVGVLLDNSYRNLCLIYAVMRAGKHLVLIDPEWGEAAKQAIVDEMRLDALASEHPLKGALAGLRLALDFERSATRRLDRAAHSHMILFTSGTTGQPKGIELSQQAMLHAYRIGRDCLGIGEHTRSGCFYRISGLGILGINFLFPLLYGGSAVLLPLHCWADSEGFWECVERFGISFLYLVPPVVNHMVKEGSPPPRRLPLQRLLCVAGSARLDADLQAAFQRDYAALANIYGLSECGFAFLFGKRRGDAFDNSVGPAIGLELKLTDPDGRPLEGSGERGRLWVRTPSLFSGYVNRPDLTAQVLEDGWLNTQDLAYFDEDRCVHVLGRCDGTINKGGNLFHLNECERALNGLDEVIDVCCLKVDCPLYGEDYVAVIHTAPQVEFAFLPWLQQQLGTLRAPQRVVLSHQALPLNGAGKHDRRALAALLQREAS, from the coding sequence ATGAGCAGCCTCCCCGTACCCGTATCGCTCGACAGCACCCTCCGCCATCTCGGCAGCGCCGACCCGCGGCGGCCGTTCCTGATCGACGCCCGCGAGCCGGAGCGACCGCTGGAATACACCTGGGGCGACGCCGACCGCCAGGTCGATGCCCTCGCCGAGCAGATCGCCGCGCATGCCTGCCGCAGTGTCGGCGTGCTGCTCGACAACAGCTACCGCAACCTCTGCCTGATCTATGCGGTCATGCGCGCGGGCAAGCATCTGGTGCTGATCGATCCCGAGTGGGGGGAGGCCGCGAAGCAGGCCATCGTCGACGAGATGCGCCTGGACGCGCTGGCCAGCGAACATCCGCTCAAGGGCGCGCTGGCCGGGCTGCGCCTGGCGCTGGACTTCGAGCGCAGCGCGACGCGCCGGCTCGACCGCGCCGCGCACAGCCACATGATCCTGTTCACCTCGGGCACCACCGGCCAGCCGAAAGGCATCGAACTCAGCCAGCAGGCCATGCTCCATGCCTACCGCATCGGCCGCGACTGCCTGGGCATCGGCGAGCACACGCGCTCCGGTTGCTTCTACCGGATCAGCGGCCTGGGCATCCTCGGCATCAATTTCCTCTTCCCGCTGCTGTACGGCGGCAGCGCGGTGCTCCTGCCGCTGCACTGCTGGGCCGACAGCGAAGGCTTCTGGGAATGCGTGGAACGCTTCGGCATCAGTTTCCTCTACCTGGTGCCGCCGGTGGTCAACCACATGGTCAAGGAAGGCTCCCCGCCGCCGCGCCGCTTGCCGTTGCAGCGCCTGCTCTGCGTCGCCGGCTCGGCGCGCCTGGACGCCGACCTGCAGGCGGCCTTCCAGCGCGACTACGCGGCGCTGGCGAACATCTACGGCCTCAGCGAGTGCGGCTTCGCCTTCCTCTTCGGCAAGCGTCGCGGCGATGCGTTCGACAACTCGGTGGGACCTGCCATCGGCCTGGAACTCAAGCTGACCGACCCCGACGGCCGCCCGCTGGAGGGCAGCGGCGAACGCGGGCGCCTGTGGGTGCGCACGCCGAGCCTGTTCTCCGGCTACGTCAACCGCCCCGACCTGACCGCCCAGGTGCTCGAGGACGGCTGGCTGAACACCCAGGACCTCGCCTACTTCGACGAGGACCGCTGCGTGCACGTCCTCGGCCGTTGCGACGGCACCATCAACAAGGGCGGCAACCTGTTCCACCTGAATGAATGCGAAAGGGCGCTCAACGGCCTGGACGAGGTGATCGACGTCTGCTGCCTGAAGGTCGACTGCCCGCTCTATGGCGAAGACTATGTCGCCGTGATCCACACCGCGCCGCAGGTCGAGTTCGCCTTCCTGCCCTGGCTCCAGCAGCAGCTCGGCACCCTCCGCGCGCCACAGCGCGTGGTGCTGTCGCACCAGGCCCTGCCGCTGAACGGCGCCGGCAAGCACGACCGCCGTGCGCTCGCCGCCCTGCTGCAACGGGAAGCCTCGTGA
- a CDS encoding MDR family MFS transporter translates to MSDNTFSVQRFRALPTEIHVMLVGTLLTRGAYFMVWPFLALLLWREFRLSASAIGLLLALATVCGALSGIYTGWLSDRFGRKRLIFFGTSLSGLSFVLLGFSGQPLSYGLAISGVSIGCALLESSCKALIGDRVEDRRSRELALYCRYFLINLGAALGPLIGLTLGVAAQAGTFLVTALVYFCYGLLLWRLLHHLELKRRSLAPRSSTGFLEACLSMARHRAFTLLLLCNMLAALIYATFDSTLVQYLTRSGLPDVVNSIALLVTINALTIVVAQFPLLRLLENTGTGGRLMLGMLLMLLAQLGFAWTPVTLFAGLALATVVLSLGELIVFPTFSVEVDQLTPDDLRGSYFGAANLYSLGTALAPLYGGIMLDHAGSQALYLGLAALCGVIMLLQVGAVGLRQAERAGG, encoded by the coding sequence GTGAGCGACAACACCTTCAGCGTGCAACGCTTCCGCGCCCTGCCGACGGAAATCCACGTGATGCTCGTCGGTACGCTGCTGACCCGCGGCGCCTACTTCATGGTCTGGCCGTTCCTGGCATTGCTGCTGTGGCGCGAGTTCCGGCTGTCCGCCAGCGCCATCGGCCTGCTGCTGGCGCTGGCGACCGTCTGCGGCGCGCTCAGCGGCATCTACACCGGCTGGCTGTCGGACCGTTTCGGGCGCAAGCGCCTGATCTTCTTCGGCACCAGCCTCAGCGGGCTTTCCTTCGTGTTGCTGGGCTTCAGCGGCCAGCCGCTGTCCTACGGACTGGCGATCTCCGGGGTGAGCATCGGCTGCGCCCTGCTCGAATCCAGTTGCAAGGCGCTGATCGGCGACCGCGTCGAGGATCGCCGCTCGCGGGAACTGGCGCTCTACTGCCGGTACTTCCTGATCAACCTCGGCGCCGCCCTCGGCCCGCTGATCGGCCTGACTCTCGGCGTCGCCGCCCAGGCCGGCACCTTCCTGGTCACCGCGCTGGTCTACTTCTGCTACGGCCTGCTGCTCTGGCGCCTGCTGCACCACCTCGAACTTAAGCGGCGCAGCCTTGCCCCGCGATCCTCGACGGGGTTCCTCGAAGCCTGCCTGAGCATGGCCCGGCATCGCGCCTTCACCCTGCTGTTGCTGTGCAACATGCTGGCCGCGCTGATCTACGCCACCTTCGATTCGACCCTCGTGCAGTACCTCACCCGCAGCGGTCTGCCCGACGTGGTCAACAGCATCGCCCTGCTGGTGACCATCAACGCGCTGACCATAGTGGTCGCCCAGTTTCCCCTCCTCCGCCTGCTGGAAAACACCGGCACCGGCGGCCGCCTGATGCTCGGCATGCTGCTCATGCTCCTGGCCCAGCTAGGCTTCGCCTGGACCCCGGTGACCCTGTTCGCCGGCCTGGCGCTGGCCACGGTGGTGCTCAGCCTCGGCGAACTGATCGTGTTCCCGACCTTCAGCGTGGAGGTCGACCAACTGACCCCCGACGACTTGCGCGGCAGCTATTTCGGCGCGGCCAATCTCTACAGCCTCGGCACCGCGCTGGCACCGCTGTACGGCGGGATCATGCTCGACCATGCCGGCAGCCAGGCGCTGTACCTCGGCCTGGCCGCGCTGTGCGGGGTGATCATGCTGCTGCAGGTCGGCGCGGTCGGCCTGCGCCAGGCCGAGCGGGCCGGCGGATGA
- a CDS encoding asparagine synthetase B family protein: MCGILGYVGTGFSVSRFAGALRLLAHRGPFGEGIAALPNGAIGMTRLPMSGAAAVPLPPQEGQRRVAYNGEVYQAGCEIHGEIRLLLDGLQRGVLPDGMYALASWDPQTRQLTLLRDEFGIKPLYYSYQPERGLLAFASEPRALLHLLGGARADAEAIAQVVAAGVPLEGQTLFQQVRLLLPGEVLRFDLSQERPRLCQRQRLATAPASEVDSLDEQLGETLERCRQTFRPCALLVSGGVDSNLLGSYLDPQLQRFHLCLEGDEESLLPHPRLQRFELRQEAFMPLLRRAVGNFGGATRMSSLLMYQRLADGIGEQGYHCVLLGEGADELFWGYPRHLELWRRRDAPEPRRFAAAWFGEYRRKAALLAEPAGRRVAERIEELAHEALGQGLEAAIGQFDLHYSLEPLLRRADHLLMSRTIEARTPYLHGALAQRAGRLQRIVGDTAKAPLVALLEQREKRWQAQPKRHFRLPFERWPQALGEMRRHLAERLPALHDLGLEGLDAPSVAALPGDQLFTLTTLSLWQQEYGASL; this comes from the coding sequence ATGTGCGGCATCCTCGGTTACGTCGGCACCGGTTTCAGTGTCTCGCGCTTCGCCGGAGCGCTACGCCTGCTGGCCCATCGCGGCCCGTTCGGCGAGGGCATCGCGGCCCTGCCGAACGGCGCCATCGGCATGACCCGCCTGCCGATGTCCGGCGCCGCGGCGGTACCGCTGCCGCCGCAGGAGGGCCAGCGGCGGGTCGCCTACAACGGCGAGGTCTACCAGGCCGGCTGCGAAATCCATGGCGAGATCCGCCTGCTGCTCGACGGCTTGCAGCGCGGGGTACTGCCGGACGGCATGTACGCCCTCGCCAGCTGGGACCCGCAGACCCGGCAATTGACCCTGCTGCGCGACGAGTTCGGCATCAAGCCGCTGTACTACAGCTACCAGCCCGAGCGCGGCCTGCTGGCCTTCGCCTCCGAGCCGCGGGCGCTGCTGCACCTGCTCGGCGGCGCCCGCGCCGACGCCGAGGCGATCGCCCAGGTGGTCGCCGCCGGCGTGCCGCTGGAAGGCCAGACCCTGTTCCAGCAGGTCCGTCTGCTGCTGCCCGGCGAGGTGTTGCGCTTCGATCTCTCCCAGGAGCGTCCGCGCCTCTGCCAGCGCCAGCGGCTGGCCACCGCCCCGGCCAGCGAGGTGGACAGCCTCGACGAGCAGCTCGGCGAAACCCTCGAACGCTGCCGCCAGACCTTCCGCCCCTGCGCCCTGCTGGTCAGCGGCGGGGTCGATTCCAACCTGCTCGGCAGCTACCTGGACCCGCAGTTGCAACGCTTTCACCTGTGCCTGGAAGGCGACGAGGAAAGCCTGCTGCCACACCCTCGGCTGCAACGCTTCGAGCTGCGCCAGGAAGCCTTCATGCCGCTGCTGCGTCGCGCGGTCGGCAACTTCGGCGGGGCGACACGGATGTCCAGCCTGCTGATGTACCAGCGCCTGGCCGACGGTATCGGCGAGCAGGGCTATCACTGCGTGCTTCTCGGCGAAGGCGCCGACGAACTGTTCTGGGGCTACCCGCGCCATCTCGAACTCTGGCGCCGGCGCGACGCACCGGAACCGCGGCGCTTCGCCGCCGCCTGGTTCGGCGAGTACCGGCGCAAGGCCGCGCTGCTGGCGGAACCGGCGGGCCGACGGGTCGCCGAGCGGATCGAGGAACTCGCCCACGAGGCCCTCGGCCAGGGCCTCGAGGCGGCGATCGGCCAGTTCGACCTGCACTACTCGCTGGAGCCGCTGCTGCGCCGCGCCGACCATCTGCTGATGTCGCGCACCATCGAAGCGCGCACCCCCTACCTGCATGGCGCCCTGGCGCAGCGCGCCGGGCGCCTCCAGCGGATCGTCGGCGACACCGCCAAGGCACCGCTGGTGGCGCTCCTGGAGCAGCGCGAGAAACGCTGGCAGGCGCAGCCGAAACGGCATTTCCGCCTGCCGTTCGAACGTTGGCCGCAGGCCCTCGGGGAAATGCGCCGGCACCTCGCCGAACGCCTGCCGGCGCTCCACGACCTCGGCCTGGAAGGCCTGGATGCACCGAGCGTCGCGGCGCTGCCCGGCGACCAGTTGTTCACCCTCACCACCCTGTCGCTCTGGCAGCAGGAATACGGAGCCTCGCTATGA
- a CDS encoding clavaminate synthase family protein, producing the protein MTTIHRRPAPWRGNAVFCASAAFAAGLETLFARLLERRPADSAEALLRQRLHHELEHGSGVLLHDSALLRGLAEDEFQRVFRAFCQWLGRTVAINRNGEYLKEVRDLGLRDARDAPQRGHLTSQELAFHSDRADLTVLACWSPARRGGAFRIRSSADVLATLEAANPAWLPLLGQPIPHDLRDEGDADYALVPLLTETPRTFVLRYIRKFNESVTRHGLSLAPQVRSMLDGLDEAIERADGYAELDFSKGMLVLVNNHTTLHARTEFSDDERQRRCLLRCWLSSEFTRELPESFLPLFHQVAAGSLRGGIRPLAQEPRP; encoded by the coding sequence ATGACAACCATCCATCGTCGCCCCGCGCCCTGGCGGGGCAACGCGGTGTTCTGCGCTTCGGCCGCTTTCGCCGCCGGCCTGGAAACGCTGTTCGCGCGCCTGCTGGAGCGGCGTCCCGCGGATAGCGCGGAGGCTCTCCTGCGCCAGCGCCTGCATCACGAACTGGAGCATGGAAGCGGCGTGCTGCTGCACGATTCCGCGCTGCTGCGCGGACTCGCCGAGGACGAATTCCAGCGGGTGTTCCGCGCATTCTGCCAATGGCTGGGACGCACCGTGGCGATCAACCGCAACGGCGAGTACCTCAAGGAAGTGCGCGACCTCGGCCTGCGCGACGCCCGCGACGCGCCGCAGCGCGGCCACCTGACCAGCCAGGAACTGGCCTTCCACTCCGATCGCGCCGACCTCACGGTGCTCGCCTGCTGGTCGCCGGCACGCCGGGGCGGCGCCTTCCGCATCCGTTCCTCGGCCGACGTCCTCGCCACCCTGGAAGCCGCCAATCCGGCCTGGCTGCCCCTGCTCGGCCAGCCGATCCCCCACGACCTGCGCGACGAAGGCGACGCCGACTACGCGCTGGTGCCGCTGCTCACGGAAACCCCGCGGACCTTCGTCTTGCGCTATATCCGCAAGTTCAACGAATCGGTGACGCGCCACGGGCTAAGCCTCGCCCCGCAGGTGCGAAGCATGCTCGACGGCCTGGACGAGGCGATCGAACGCGCCGACGGCTATGCCGAACTGGACTTCAGCAAGGGCATGCTGGTGCTGGTGAACAACCACACCACCCTGCACGCGCGCACCGAGTTCAGCGACGACGAGCGGCAGCGCCGCTGCCTGCTGCGCTGCTGGCTGAGCAGCGAGTTCACCCGCGAACTGCCGGAAAGCTTCCTGCCGCTGTTCCACCAGGTAGCCGCCGGCAGCCTGCGCGGCGGCATCCGTCCCCTCGCCCAGGAGCCCCGCCCGTGA
- a CDS encoding class I SAM-dependent methyltransferase, with translation MKQFDKHADAYNVVRGKIAYPDSLYRNLAERAPAREAALDIGCGNGVSTVRLQPWFRYVEGSDLGEALIAKARENYPEIRFSVSPAETFAPQRRFDLVTSATSFYWMDRKQVLTRMADWLTPGGLFCAYKYDFPIAYGPLRDFIEHELVNKWAKHRDPRLTRYDDTLEIMGSCPHLRDCRREVFANIIFLSPEEVALFFLSTSYVTRYIEQEGGEDYADRFIAAVREIESAPQVAVNFDIHAFTALNR, from the coding sequence ATGAAGCAGTTCGACAAGCACGCAGACGCCTACAACGTGGTCCGCGGCAAGATCGCCTATCCGGATTCGCTCTACCGCAACCTCGCCGAACGCGCCCCGGCACGCGAAGCGGCGCTGGACATCGGCTGCGGCAACGGCGTCTCGACCGTCCGCCTGCAACCCTGGTTCCGCTACGTGGAAGGCAGCGACCTGGGCGAGGCGCTGATCGCCAAGGCCCGCGAGAACTACCCGGAGATCCGCTTCAGCGTGTCGCCGGCGGAAACCTTCGCGCCGCAACGCCGCTTCGACCTGGTCACCAGCGCCACCTCCTTCTACTGGATGGACCGCAAGCAGGTGCTGACGCGCATGGCCGACTGGCTGACCCCCGGCGGGCTGTTCTGCGCCTACAAGTACGACTTCCCGATCGCCTACGGGCCGCTGCGCGACTTCATCGAGCACGAACTGGTGAACAAGTGGGCCAAACACCGTGATCCGCGCCTGACCCGCTATGACGACACCCTGGAGATCATGGGCAGTTGCCCGCACCTGCGCGACTGCCGCCGCGAAGTGTTCGCCAACATCATCTTCCTCAGCCCGGAGGAGGTCGCGCTGTTCTTCCTCTCCACCAGCTACGTGACCCGCTACATCGAGCAGGAAGGCGGCGAAGACTACGCCGACCGCTTCATCGCCGCGGTGCGCGAGATCGAGAGCGCGCCGCAGGTGGCGGTGAACTTCGACATCCACGCCTTCACCGCGCTGAATCGCTGA
- a CDS encoding alpha/beta fold hydrolase, translating into MSGALLVSGFFLRRSAWSVEGAGWRSCDHLRDAPGCDLAHWLDQAAATLAGEERVILCGHSFGGYLAQCLAARLGERAAHLYLFSALVSEGGGALESYQDSGQDNLLGLCRLDPLGGRVRLEDRAGFLELLGAEVPTSASEPAQLLIDSPRQVRPACPVTYVVAAADRLSPPPLQRTFAHRLDARVREYPGGHLAALADPRFLRALIESNN; encoded by the coding sequence ATGAGCGGCGCGCTGCTGGTCTCGGGATTTTTCCTGCGCCGCTCCGCCTGGTCCGTGGAAGGCGCCGGCTGGCGAAGCTGCGACCATCTGCGCGACGCGCCCGGATGCGACCTGGCGCATTGGCTGGACCAGGCCGCCGCCACGCTGGCCGGCGAGGAGCGGGTGATACTCTGCGGCCACAGCTTCGGCGGCTACCTGGCGCAATGCCTGGCGGCCCGCCTGGGCGAGCGCGCCGCGCACCTGTACCTGTTCAGCGCGCTGGTCAGCGAGGGCGGCGGCGCGCTGGAAAGCTACCAGGACAGCGGCCAGGACAATCTCCTCGGGCTATGCCGCCTCGACCCGCTCGGAGGGCGGGTCCGCCTGGAAGACCGCGCCGGCTTCCTCGAACTGCTCGGCGCCGAGGTGCCGACCAGCGCCAGCGAACCCGCGCAATTGCTGATCGACTCGCCGCGGCAGGTTCGTCCAGCCTGCCCGGTCACCTACGTTGTGGCGGCCGCCGACCGGCTCAGCCCGCCGCCGCTGCAACGTACCTTCGCCCACCGCCTGGACGCGCGAGTGCGGGAATACCCGGGCGGGCACCTCGCCGCACTGGCGGACCCGCGCTTCCTTCGCGCCCTTATCGAATCTAATAATTAG